A genomic segment from Clostridia bacterium encodes:
- the ctaD gene encoding cytochrome c oxidase subunit I, translating to MATTVQPVEQQNYLNSNYGIKSWLLTTDHKRIGLLYLMSITLFFFLGGFFAMLIRLELLTPASDLMQSDNYNKVFTMHGIIMVFLFLIPSIPAVLGNFLVPLMVGAKDLAFPKINLASWYLFMLGGVVALYGMVTGGVDTGWTFYTPFSTTYSNTNVVTVAIGVFITGFSSIFTGLNIMVTVHRMRAPGMTWGRLPLFIWSHYATSVIMVLGTPVIAITLLLVALERLFHIGIFNSQLGGDPLLFQHLFWFYSHPAVYIMILPSMAVISEIVACYSRKRIFGYNFVALASVAIAVFGFLVWAHHMFVAGISVYAAMIFSLLSFLVAIPSAVKVFNWTATLYKGSVHFDTPMLYAFGFIGLFTIGGLTGLFLASIGIDVHVHDTYFVVAHFHYIMVGGAVMGYLGGLHFWWPKISGRLYPEGWAKLSALLIFVGFNVTFFPQFLLGYLGMPRRYAAYPEEFQVLNVLSTAGASILAVGYVLPMIYFVWSLRYGKIAGPNPWNAAGLEWRTSSPPPTYNFEETPIVTWEAYNYDEISEEKGVEVAG from the coding sequence ATGGCAACGACGGTACAACCAGTCGAGCAACAGAATTACCTGAACAGCAATTACGGTATCAAGTCCTGGCTGCTGACGACGGACCACAAGCGCATCGGCTTGCTCTACCTGATGTCTATCACGCTGTTCTTCTTCCTCGGCGGCTTCTTCGCGATGCTGATCCGCCTGGAGTTGCTGACGCCTGCAAGCGACCTGATGCAGTCGGACAACTACAACAAAGTATTCACCATGCATGGCATCATCATGGTGTTCCTCTTCCTGATCCCATCCATTCCGGCGGTCCTCGGTAATTTCCTGGTGCCGCTGATGGTGGGCGCGAAGGACCTCGCATTTCCCAAGATAAATCTAGCGAGCTGGTACCTATTCATGCTGGGCGGCGTGGTGGCGCTCTACGGTATGGTCACCGGCGGTGTGGATACGGGTTGGACCTTCTATACGCCTTTCAGTACCACGTACTCGAATACTAACGTGGTGACGGTGGCGATCGGAGTGTTCATCACGGGATTCTCGTCGATCTTTACCGGACTGAATATCATGGTGACCGTTCACCGCATGCGCGCGCCGGGCATGACCTGGGGACGTCTGCCGCTGTTCATCTGGTCGCATTATGCCACCAGCGTCATCATGGTTCTGGGCACGCCTGTCATCGCCATCACCCTGTTGCTGGTCGCGCTGGAGCGCTTGTTCCACATCGGCATCTTCAACTCGCAACTCGGTGGCGACCCGCTACTGTTCCAGCACCTGTTCTGGTTCTACTCGCATCCTGCCGTGTACATCATGATTCTGCCAAGCATGGCGGTGATCAGCGAAATTGTGGCCTGCTACTCGCGCAAGCGCATCTTTGGATACAACTTCGTCGCGCTCGCCAGCGTAGCCATTGCGGTGTTCGGTTTCCTGGTTTGGGCGCACCACATGTTCGTTGCCGGAATTTCGGTGTACGCGGCGATGATCTTCTCGCTGCTCAGCTTCCTGGTGGCGATCCCGTCCGCGGTGAAGGTGTTCAACTGGACAGCAACGCTCTACAAGGGTTCCGTGCACTTCGATACTCCGATGCTGTACGCATTCGGGTTCATCGGGCTATTTACGATCGGCGGCCTGACTGGATTGTTCCTGGCGTCGATCGGCATCGACGTTCACGTACACGATACTTACTTCGTCGTGGCGCATTTCCACTACATCATGGTGGGCGGTGCGGTCATGGGCTACCTGGGCGGACTGCACTTCTGGTGGCCGAAGATATCCGGCCGTTTGTATCCGGAAGGCTGGGCCAAATTGTCAGCGCTGCTGATCTTCGTCGGCTTCAACGTCACATTCTTCCCGCAGTTCTTACTTGGCTACCTGGGCATGCCTCGCCGCTATGCCGCATATCCCGAAGAGTTCCAGGTGTTGAACGTCTTGTCGACGGCAGGCGCTTCGATCCTGGCGGTCGGCTACGTGTTGCCGATGATCTATTTTGTATGGTCATTGCGTTACGGGAAGATCGCAGGTCCGAATCCGTGGAATGCAGCGGGACTCGAGTGGCGCACGTCTTCTCCACCGCCAACCTACAACTTTGAAGAAACGCCCATTGTGACCTGGGAAGCCTACAACTACGACGAGATCTCTGAGGAGAAGGGGGTGGAGGTTGCCGGCTAG
- a CDS encoding cytochrome c3 family protein: MAQIFHRSANTIARVSIFAAMFLVAGLMWAALQMQRSPYFTYAGVAKAQPVMFSHQHHVSGLGIDCRYCHTSVEVSGFAGIPPTKTCMNCHSQIWTNAPMLEPVRESFRSGKSLVWTRVNDLPDFVYFDHSIHVNKGVGCNTCHGPVDKMPLMYQYASLQMEWCLNCHRAPEKYLRPRDQVFNMAYEQPSAGHEVTLADGKSFTDQESLGKYLKTSYKVRSVQDITSCNTCHR; encoded by the coding sequence ATGGCGCAAATCTTCCATAGAAGTGCCAACACCATCGCGCGGGTCTCGATCTTCGCTGCCATGTTCCTGGTGGCGGGGTTGATGTGGGCCGCTCTCCAGATGCAGCGTTCGCCGTACTTCACGTATGCGGGAGTAGCCAAGGCTCAGCCTGTCATGTTCAGTCATCAACATCATGTGTCTGGACTTGGGATCGACTGCCGGTATTGCCATACGTCGGTAGAGGTCTCGGGTTTTGCCGGCATTCCTCCGACGAAGACCTGCATGAACTGCCATTCGCAGATCTGGACGAACGCACCGATGCTGGAACCTGTTCGTGAGAGCTTCCGAAGCGGGAAATCGCTGGTCTGGACGCGCGTCAACGATTTGCCGGATTTCGTGTACTTCGACCACAGCATCCACGTGAACAAGGGTGTCGGCTGCAACACCTGCCATGGCCCGGTGGACAAGATGCCGCTGATGTACCAGTACGCTTCGCTGCAAATGGAGTGGTGCTTGAACTGCCACCGCGCTCCAGAGAAGTACCTGCGGCCGCGCGACCAGGTATTCAACATGGCATATGAACAGCCGAGTGCCGGCCACGAGGTAACTCTGGCGGATGGCAAGAGCTTTACGGATCAGGAGTCTCTGGGGAAGTACCTGAAGACGTCCTACAAGGTGCGCAGCGTTCAGGACATCACGAGCTGCAACACCTGCCACAGGTAA
- a CDS encoding SCO family protein translates to MEYVVSGLRSLFSKWAVLAVMLAAGSVASLAQFMQPPDTKRVSPPGLEHVTIEQKLDAQVPLNLQFKDEQGRAVKLGDYFHAGKPVLLTLVYYECPMLCGEVLNGATAAMKVLKFTPGNEYEVVTVSIDPRETPDLALAKKQSYMERLDRPGAEKGWHFLTGNEPDIKALADAVGWEYQYDPKTKQFAHAAGIVLLTPQGRVAQYYYGVEYSAKDLRLGMVEASKNKIGTIADRVLLYCYHYDPRTGAYGAVITNIMRAAGGATVLILGSFLVLMFRREGHDKRHGIGRA, encoded by the coding sequence ATGGAATACGTTGTGAGCGGGTTGCGATCATTATTCTCGAAATGGGCTGTATTAGCCGTGATGCTGGCGGCTGGCAGCGTCGCCTCTTTGGCGCAGTTCATGCAACCGCCGGACACGAAGCGAGTGTCTCCGCCGGGGCTGGAACACGTCACGATCGAGCAGAAACTCGATGCCCAAGTTCCACTGAACTTGCAGTTCAAAGACGAGCAGGGCCGAGCGGTAAAGCTGGGCGACTACTTCCATGCCGGCAAGCCGGTGTTGCTGACGCTGGTGTACTACGAGTGCCCGATGCTCTGCGGCGAAGTTCTGAACGGCGCAACTGCCGCTATGAAAGTCCTGAAGTTCACACCCGGCAATGAATACGAGGTGGTGACTGTCAGCATCGACCCGCGCGAGACACCTGATCTGGCACTCGCCAAGAAGCAGTCGTACATGGAAAGGCTTGATCGTCCAGGCGCGGAGAAAGGCTGGCACTTCCTTACCGGGAACGAACCGGACATAAAAGCACTTGCCGACGCCGTGGGCTGGGAGTACCAGTACGACCCGAAGACGAAGCAGTTCGCGCACGCGGCAGGGATCGTCCTGCTGACGCCACAGGGCCGCGTTGCCCAGTACTACTACGGCGTCGAGTATTCAGCGAAGGACTTGCGCCTGGGGATGGTCGAAGCTTCAAAGAACAAGATCGGCACGATCGCCGACAGGGTATTGCTCTACTGCTATCACTACGACCCGAGAACCGGAGCCTATGGCGCTGTCATCACGAACATCATGCGCGCTGCTGGCGGAGCCACCGTTCTCATACTCGGCAGTTTCCTCGTGCTGATGTTTCGTCGTGAAGGACACGACAAACGGCACGGAATAGGACGGGCTTAG
- a CDS encoding DUF3341 domain-containing protein, protein MTDAPIYGLMAEFDNPTDIVEAAERAHAAGYRRMDAYSPYPIEELSDAIGFRKTRVPLVVLVGSILGGLSGYLLQYWISAVSYPLNIGGRPYHSWPSFIIVTFEMTILFGGISAVVGMLALNGLPMPYHPVFNNPRFSAASRDRFFLCIEASDRQFDPESTRAFMRSLNPLDIAEVSN, encoded by the coding sequence ATGACTGATGCGCCTATCTACGGACTCATGGCCGAGTTTGATAATCCGACCGACATCGTTGAGGCTGCCGAGCGGGCTCATGCTGCGGGGTACCGCCGCATGGATGCCTATAGCCCTTACCCGATTGAGGAACTGTCGGACGCAATTGGCTTTCGCAAAACTCGCGTGCCGCTGGTCGTTCTGGTCGGCTCAATCCTGGGTGGCTTGTCCGGCTACCTGCTCCAGTATTGGATTTCCGCGGTGAGCTATCCCCTGAACATCGGCGGACGCCCTTATCACTCATGGCCATCGTTCATCATCGTGACCTTTGAGATGACGATTCTGTTCGGTGGCATTTCGGCTGTTGTGGGCATGTTGGCGCTGAACGGCTTGCCAATGCCGTATCACCCTGTGTTTAACAATCCGCGATTCTCAGCCGCCAGCCGCGACCGGTTCTTCCTCTGTATAGAGGCGTCCGATCGTCAGTTCGATCCCGAGAGCACGCGTGCTTTCATGAGAAGCCTCAACCCGCTGGACATTGCGGAGGTGTCGAATTAA
- the coxB gene encoding cytochrome c oxidase subunit II, with the protein MWPNLPLFPERASTLAGRVDALYFFLIAVALFFTTLIAVLILVFSIRYRKQRQLKAKQIEGSLALELTWTLIPLSIAMVMFVWGSAVFFYQARPPRGAMEIYAIGKQWMWKFQHVEGQREINELHIPVGRDVKMIMTSQDVIHSFFVPAFRVKADVLPSRYTSTWFRATTPGTYHLFCAEYCGTQHSGMIGRIVVMEPSAYEAWLGGGGTEGSLSATGQKLFQELGCATCHRSDTQGRGPNLVGAFGKPVILEDGRTVVADETYVRESILNPGAKVVSGFKPIMPTFEGQVSEEGLVSLVAYIKSLSQTQQGTQKQNEPAAPVPAGK; encoded by the coding sequence ATGTGGCCGAACCTTCCACTATTTCCCGAGCGCGCTTCTACTCTGGCCGGCCGGGTCGATGCACTCTATTTTTTTCTGATTGCGGTGGCGTTGTTTTTCACGACGCTTATAGCCGTACTGATCCTGGTGTTTTCGATTCGCTACCGCAAGCAGCGGCAATTGAAGGCAAAACAGATCGAAGGCTCTCTTGCGCTTGAGCTGACATGGACGCTGATACCGCTCAGTATCGCCATGGTCATGTTCGTCTGGGGATCGGCCGTCTTCTTCTACCAAGCGCGTCCACCGCGCGGCGCCATGGAGATTTATGCCATCGGCAAGCAGTGGATGTGGAAGTTTCAGCATGTGGAAGGTCAGCGCGAGATTAACGAACTGCACATCCCCGTCGGGCGCGACGTGAAGATGATTATGACCTCGCAGGACGTAATTCATAGTTTCTTCGTGCCGGCGTTCCGCGTTAAGGCTGATGTGTTGCCGAGTCGCTACACGTCAACCTGGTTCCGGGCAACGACTCCCGGCACCTATCACCTGTTCTGTGCAGAGTATTGCGGCACGCAGCACTCGGGGATGATTGGCCGGATCGTCGTCATGGAACCCTCGGCCTACGAAGCATGGCTGGGCGGCGGAGGAACCGAAGGGTCGCTCTCCGCAACCGGGCAGAAGCTGTTCCAGGAACTCGGTTGTGCCACCTGCCATCGCAGCGACACGCAGGGGCGCGGTCCGAACCTGGTAGGAGCGTTCGGCAAACCGGTCATCCTGGAAGACGGGCGAACCGTTGTGGCAGATGAAACGTACGTGCGCGAATCTATCCTGAATCCGGGCGCGAAAGTCGTTTCGGGCTTCAAGCCGATCATGCCGACTTTTGAAGGACAAGTTTCGGAAGAGGGACTCGTGTCCCTAGTCGCTTACATCAAGTCGCTTTCGCAGACCCAGCAAGGGACGCAGAAACAGAACGAGCCGGCGGCACCCGTTCCGGCCGGGAAGTAG
- a CDS encoding cytochrome c, translated as MKKWMAAGIIGASIFMLAGCRQDMHDQPKYKPLRVNEFYADNRSERPMVEGTVARGNLREDTYFYTGKIGPNPGDVFPFPMTADVLKRGQERFNIFCTPCHSRVGDGNGMVVQRGLRRPPSYHIDRLRKAPVGYFFDVMTNGFGAMPDYAAQIPVKDRWAIVAYIRTLQLSQNATQADVPAGTQISTTAPALTVGPEKPMEGRKGTHGESGDVRKESELQK; from the coding sequence ATGAAGAAATGGATGGCGGCAGGAATTATCGGCGCGTCGATATTCATGCTGGCGGGATGCCGGCAGGATATGCACGATCAACCGAAATACAAGCCGCTGAGAGTCAACGAGTTCTATGCGGACAATCGCTCTGAACGTCCGATGGTCGAGGGCACGGTGGCGCGCGGCAATCTTCGCGAAGACACCTACTTCTACACGGGAAAAATTGGTCCGAACCCGGGCGACGTGTTCCCGTTCCCGATGACGGCTGACGTGCTGAAGCGTGGACAGGAACGCTTCAACATCTTTTGCACTCCGTGCCACTCGCGCGTGGGCGACGGCAACGGCATGGTCGTGCAGCGTGGCCTGCGGCGGCCTCCGTCGTACCACATCGACCGGCTGCGAAAGGCGCCCGTCGGCTACTTCTTCGACGTGATGACGAACGGCTTCGGAGCGATGCCGGATTACGCGGCGCAAATCCCGGTGAAAGACCGCTGGGCAATCGTCGCTTATATCAGGACTTTGCAACTGAGCCAGAACGCTACGCAGGCTGATGTTCCCGCCGGAACGCAGATTTCGACGACGGCACCGGCCCTGACAGTTGGTCCCGAGAAGCCTATGGAGGGCAGGAAGGGAACGCACGGCGAGAGCGGCGACGTTCGCAAGGAAAGCGAGTTGCAGAAATGA
- a CDS encoding TAT-variant-translocated molybdopterin oxidoreductase: protein MDNEQKTGKNEPAKTGPDVCPGKHEKLELAEIRDRLSDAKGAQYWRSLEELANSPDFEELLHREFPRQASEWTGGVSRRNFLKVMSASLALAGLSACTKQPLEPIVPYVRQPEEITPGKPLFFATAMPFGAYAIPVLAESHEGRPTKIEGNPQHPATLGGSDMFSQASVLTMYDPDRSQTITYLGDPRPWGQFLNAIRGPINAQRAAGGGGLRILTGAVGSPTLAAQIRDVLRAFPQAKWHQWEPVNRDNIRGAAQMTFGQPVETLYNFENAEVILSLDGDFLSSGYPGFHRYARQFAARRRPELKERMMRFYSIESTPTNTGGKADHRLPVRASDIENIARAIAAQVGVANAGAGQLSPEHQKFVSAVGKELQGKRGRAVVVAGDHQSVAVHMLSHAMNQALGAVGQTVSYAPPIEANPVNNGQSLRELVGDMWAGKVDLLMTFGVNPVYDGPADLDFAKAMQKVPLRLHHGLHADETANQSHWHVNAAHYLEMWSDARTFDGTAGIIQPLIAPLYGGKSEHEIFAVLNNQPDATGYDLVRKYWQSQVKVADFEVWWRKVLHDGFIADSAQVAITVAQRATAIPQTVPSDANAMEVIFRRDPAIYDGRFANNAWLQEMPKPMTQMTWDNPVLISVATGQKLGVKSEDVVELELQGRKVRGAIWLQPGHPDNSATVFLGYGRDRAGRVGSGVGFNAYQIRRSETPWFATGLKVTKTGEQYGFACTQGHQNMEGRALVRAATLEDFISNPGFAHEMVEAPAPGLTLYQAYEYKEHKWGMTIDQNSCIGCKTCVVACQAENNIPVVGKMEVKRGRHMHWLRVDNYHEGSPENPKTFYQPVPCMQCENAPCEVVCPVGATVHSSEGLNDMVYNRCVGTRYCSNNCPYKVRRFNFLLYQDWDTAQLKMLRNPDVTVRSRGVMEKCTYCVQRITHGRIRAEQEDRRVRDGEVLTACQQACPADAIVFGDMNDPNSRVSKLKALQRNYGLLEDLNTRPRTTYLAVVRNPNTELEPVHKNEEHALGNQPEATGKGV, encoded by the coding sequence ATGGATAACGAGCAAAAGACTGGTAAGAACGAGCCCGCAAAGACGGGTCCGGATGTTTGCCCAGGCAAGCACGAGAAACTGGAGCTGGCCGAAATTCGTGACAGGCTCTCCGATGCGAAGGGCGCGCAGTATTGGCGCAGCCTGGAAGAACTCGCGAATTCGCCTGACTTCGAGGAATTGCTGCATCGCGAGTTTCCGCGTCAGGCCTCGGAGTGGACGGGCGGCGTATCGCGTCGCAACTTCCTAAAGGTAATGAGCGCCTCGCTGGCGTTGGCTGGCCTCAGCGCCTGTACGAAGCAGCCGCTGGAGCCCATCGTCCCCTATGTGCGCCAGCCGGAAGAGATCACGCCGGGCAAGCCGCTTTTCTTTGCGACGGCAATGCCGTTCGGCGCATACGCCATCCCTGTATTGGCAGAGAGTCATGAGGGGCGTCCGACGAAGATCGAGGGCAACCCTCAACACCCGGCGACGCTTGGCGGCAGCGACATGTTCTCGCAGGCGAGCGTACTCACCATGTACGATCCGGACCGCTCGCAGACGATCACGTATCTGGGCGACCCACGTCCCTGGGGACAGTTCCTGAATGCGATCCGAGGTCCGATCAACGCCCAAAGAGCAGCGGGTGGCGGGGGGCTACGTATCCTGACCGGAGCGGTAGGTTCGCCCACTTTGGCCGCCCAGATACGAGATGTGCTGAGAGCCTTCCCGCAGGCCAAGTGGCACCAGTGGGAGCCCGTCAACCGCGACAACATACGCGGTGCCGCGCAAATGACCTTCGGCCAACCGGTCGAGACGCTTTATAACTTTGAAAACGCCGAAGTGATTCTCTCGCTCGATGGCGACTTCCTGTCGAGCGGCTACCCGGGATTCCATCGATACGCACGACAGTTCGCGGCGCGGCGTCGTCCGGAGTTGAAGGAGCGCATGATGCGCTTCTACTCCATCGAGAGCACGCCGACGAACACGGGCGGCAAGGCCGACCATCGCTTGCCGGTACGCGCCTCTGACATCGAGAATATCGCTCGCGCTATTGCCGCACAGGTTGGGGTGGCCAACGCCGGGGCCGGTCAGCTTAGTCCCGAGCATCAGAAATTCGTCTCGGCGGTGGGAAAGGAACTACAAGGCAAGCGCGGTCGCGCCGTTGTCGTCGCAGGCGATCACCAGTCGGTTGCCGTGCACATGCTGTCGCACGCGATGAACCAGGCGCTCGGCGCGGTCGGACAGACCGTTTCTTACGCGCCTCCCATCGAAGCCAACCCGGTAAACAACGGGCAGTCATTGCGCGAGTTGGTGGGCGACATGTGGGCCGGAAAAGTCGATCTGCTGATGACCTTCGGCGTGAATCCCGTGTACGACGGGCCAGCCGATCTCGATTTCGCGAAGGCGATGCAGAAGGTGCCGCTGCGCCTGCACCACGGGCTACATGCGGACGAGACGGCGAACCAGTCGCACTGGCACGTGAACGCAGCGCACTACCTGGAAATGTGGAGTGATGCGCGGACGTTTGACGGAACTGCCGGCATCATCCAGCCGCTGATTGCGCCGCTGTACGGCGGCAAGAGCGAGCATGAAATCTTTGCCGTCCTGAACAACCAGCCGGATGCAACCGGCTATGACCTTGTACGCAAGTATTGGCAATCGCAGGTGAAGGTTGCTGATTTCGAAGTGTGGTGGCGCAAGGTGCTGCACGACGGCTTCATTGCTGATTCGGCGCAGGTGGCGATCACGGTCGCTCAGCGAGCAACGGCCATTCCGCAGACTGTGCCATCCGATGCGAACGCCATGGAAGTGATCTTCCGCCGCGATCCGGCGATCTATGACGGCCGCTTCGCGAACAATGCCTGGCTGCAGGAAATGCCGAAACCGATGACGCAGATGACTTGGGATAATCCCGTGCTCATCAGCGTTGCGACCGGCCAGAAACTCGGTGTCAAAAGCGAAGACGTGGTCGAGCTGGAGTTGCAAGGGCGCAAGGTGAGGGGCGCGATCTGGTTGCAGCCTGGACACCCTGACAACTCTGCGACCGTATTCCTGGGCTACGGGCGTGACCGTGCCGGACGCGTCGGCTCGGGAGTGGGCTTCAACGCTTACCAGATTCGGAGAAGCGAAACGCCCTGGTTCGCAACCGGCCTGAAGGTGACGAAGACGGGCGAGCAGTACGGCTTTGCCTGTACGCAGGGCCATCAGAACATGGAAGGCCGCGCATTGGTGCGTGCGGCTACGCTGGAAGACTTCATTAGCAATCCGGGCTTCGCGCACGAGATGGTGGAAGCTCCTGCTCCGGGACTCACGTTGTACCAGGCATACGAGTACAAAGAGCATAAGTGGGGTATGACGATCGACCAGAATTCCTGCATCGGTTGCAAGACCTGCGTGGTCGCATGCCAGGCAGAGAACAACATTCCTGTCGTCGGCAAGATGGAAGTGAAGCGCGGCCGCCACATGCACTGGCTGCGCGTGGATAACTATCACGAAGGCTCGCCCGAAAATCCCAAGACCTTCTACCAGCCGGTCCCATGCATGCAGTGCGAGAACGCACCGTGCGAAGTGGTCTGTCCGGTAGGCGCGACGGTTCACAGCAGCGAAGGCCTGAACGACATGGTCTACAACCGCTGCGTTGGTACGCGCTATTGCTCGAACAATTGTCCGTACAAGGTGCGCAGGTTCAACTTCCTGCTTTACCAGGATTGGGACACGGCACAGCTCAAGATGTTGCGCAATCCGGATGTGACGGTACGCAGTCGCGGCGTGATGGAGAAGTGCACGTACTGCGTGCAACGCATCACACATGGTCGAATTCGCGCCGAACAGGAAGACCGTCGCGTACGTGATGGGGAAGTGCTCACGGCGTGCCAGCAGGCGTGCCCGGCAGACGCCATCGTTTTCGGCGACATGAATGACCCGAACAGCCGCGTTTCAAAGCTGAAGGCATTGCAGCGTAACTACGGTTTGCTCGAAGACCTGAACACGCGTCCGCGCACGACCTATCTCGCGGTGGTGCGGAACCCGAATACCGAACTCGAGCCCGTTCACAAGAACGAGGAACATGCTTTGGGCAATCAACCCGAAGCCACCGGCAAGGGAGTATAG
- the nrfD gene encoding NrfD/PsrC family molybdoenzyme membrane anchor subunit → MHEGPEEKTLLHDRLLPGQAPVLEPGHTFGTVTDKISWIVLRRPVTLGWVGGFAIAFSLLMLLQLAVGYLVFRGTGIWGINIPVGWGFAIINFVWWIGIGHAGTLISAILLLFKQSWRNSINRFAEAMTLFAVACAGMFPLIHTGRPWLAVYWLFPYPNTMGVWPQFRSPLIWDVFAVSTYGTISLLFWFVGLIPDFATFRDSAKNKYAKAVYGLLSMGWRGSARHWKRYESTYLLLAGLATPLVLSVHTVVSFDFASSILPGWHTTVFPPYFVAGAIYSGFAMVLVLAIPIRHFYGLRDMITMRHLDNAAKVMLSTGLIVAYGYAMEVFFAWYSGNGYERFMMWNRMTGPYWWSYWTLILTNILIPQLLWTRSIRLAPVKLFLISIVILIGMWLERFVIVVTSLHRDFLPSSWGIYTPTRWDYATFAGTLGLFFAAMFLFVRIMPAISIFEMRTLLPEAELKTEEVAAHD, encoded by the coding sequence ATGCACGAAGGTCCAGAGGAAAAGACACTTTTGCATGATCGGCTGTTGCCGGGGCAGGCGCCGGTTCTGGAACCGGGTCATACCTTCGGCACGGTCACGGACAAGATTTCGTGGATCGTGCTGCGCCGTCCGGTAACGCTGGGCTGGGTGGGCGGATTCGCCATCGCGTTCAGCCTGCTGATGCTCTTGCAACTCGCGGTCGGTTATCTCGTCTTTCGGGGTACCGGCATTTGGGGCATCAACATTCCGGTGGGCTGGGGCTTCGCGATCATCAACTTTGTTTGGTGGATCGGTATCGGTCACGCCGGAACGCTGATCTCAGCGATTCTGTTGCTGTTCAAGCAGAGCTGGCGTAACTCGATCAACCGTTTCGCAGAAGCTATGACGCTGTTTGCCGTGGCTTGTGCGGGTATGTTCCCGCTCATCCATACCGGCCGTCCGTGGCTGGCGGTGTATTGGCTGTTCCCGTACCCAAACACGATGGGCGTTTGGCCGCAGTTCCGCAGTCCGCTCATCTGGGACGTGTTCGCGGTATCGACTTACGGAACCATTTCGCTGCTGTTCTGGTTCGTAGGCCTTATTCCGGATTTCGCGACTTTCCGTGATAGCGCGAAGAACAAATACGCGAAGGCCGTATACGGATTGCTCTCGATGGGCTGGCGAGGTTCGGCCCGTCACTGGAAACGATACGAGAGCACGTACCTGTTGCTGGCTGGCCTGGCGACGCCGCTCGTGCTCTCCGTTCACACGGTTGTCAGCTTCGACTTCGCAAGTTCCATTCTGCCCGGCTGGCACACGACGGTGTTCCCGCCGTACTTCGTCGCAGGCGCCATCTACTCCGGTTTCGCCATGGTGCTGGTGCTCGCGATTCCGATCCGTCACTTCTATGGGTTGCGCGACATGATCACCATGCGGCACCTGGATAACGCCGCAAAGGTCATGCTCTCCACCGGACTCATCGTCGCCTATGGCTACGCGATGGAAGTGTTCTTCGCGTGGTATAGCGGCAACGGCTACGAGCGCTTCATGATGTGGAATCGCATGACGGGACCGTACTGGTGGTCGTACTGGACGCTGATCCTGACGAACATCTTGATCCCGCAACTGCTCTGGACCCGCTCCATTCGTCTTGCACCCGTCAAGCTGTTCTTGATTTCCATCGTCATTCTGATCGGCATGTGGCTCGAGCGTTTCGTCATCGTGGTGACGAGCCTGCATCGTGATTTCCTGCCGTCATCGTGGGGCATCTACACGCCGACGCGCTGGGACTATGCGACCTTCGCCGGGACGCTTGGCCTGTTCTTTGCGGCGATGTTCCTGTTCGTCCGAATCATGCCGGCGATCTCAATCTTCGAAATGCGTACGCTCCTGCCCGAAGCTGAACTGAAAACGGAGGAGGTGGCGGCCCATGACTGA